In one window of Desulfovibrio sp. DNA:
- the fdhF gene encoding formate dehydrogenase subunit alpha translates to MFVTINGKQAAFQPGQTILDVATAHGVYIPTLCWLPKTGHGKVCRICSVEVKGHDRLLPACSSPAEDGMIIETDSPTVLATRKNILSLLVAEGRHDCFLRKLPPDLWPAYQKAAGAMPHREHPCPAEGKCQLQALTMKCNVPVKDLVPEPGNFPLDDDHPMITRDFSRCVQCGRCASVCSAIQVNDAIPPQFGRRAEKESWWPLVDYTRCTHCGECVQACPTGALTAKKSYGLAVREDKIDTVRTTCPYCGVGCQLNLSVKDGRIIEVNGVEDGSPNKGSLCVKGRFGYDFIYSKERLTDPLIRLQDGTFRTASWDEALDLIASKFSEAIKNHGPDSVAGVACARSINEDNYQMQKLFRAVFKTNNIDHCARTUHAPTVAGLATSFGSGAMTNSFAHLGEAKMILLIGSNITEAHPVAGTLVKRAVRNGCRLIVVDPRRTDIAKEAESHLQLRVGSDIALLNAIMHVLIRDDLYDKHFVAQHTVGFEELRRNVADCTPERAAPICGIAPEIIERTARDLASVKPAMLAYTLGITEHTCGVNNVLTCAALQMLLGNVGKALGGVNPLRGQNNVQGSCDMGALPDTYPGYGKVADKAARERLEQFWKTSLPTGPGMMMPDMLDGLKSKKIKAMYIFGENLANTEPDIGHVERCLASAEFLVVQDIFPNETTRFAHVILPAAAWGEKDGTFSNSERRISRVRAASAAPGQAKMDWWIFKQLAARFGHHWESDSAQDLWDNEISVLAELFRGIKYRRIEGDGLQWPCPHEDHPGTPVLHKDGAFTRGKGLFVSVNWTPAAEVADAEYPFVLSSGRRLYHYHTRTQTGRSKGLNTLMGYDTADISTADAARLQIADGETIRVSSRRGSVTVRAKVTDDMPVGMVWMAFHFRESNANWLTNPAMDPITKTAEYKACAVKIEKI, encoded by the coding sequence ATGTTTGTCACCATTAATGGAAAACAGGCCGCCTTTCAGCCTGGGCAGACCATACTTGATGTCGCCACGGCACACGGCGTCTATATTCCCACGCTGTGCTGGCTGCCCAAGACCGGGCACGGCAAGGTCTGCCGCATCTGTTCCGTCGAGGTAAAGGGTCACGATCGCCTGTTGCCCGCCTGTTCCTCCCCTGCCGAGGACGGCATGATCATCGAGACGGATTCCCCGACGGTGCTTGCCACGCGCAAAAACATCCTTTCCCTGCTGGTGGCCGAAGGCCGTCACGACTGCTTTTTGCGCAAACTGCCCCCCGACCTCTGGCCCGCCTATCAAAAAGCCGCTGGGGCCATGCCCCATCGTGAGCATCCCTGCCCCGCCGAAGGCAAATGCCAGCTCCAGGCACTGACCATGAAGTGCAATGTGCCTGTCAAAGACCTTGTGCCGGAACCGGGAAATTTTCCCCTGGATGACGACCACCCGATGATCACGCGCGACTTCAGCCGTTGCGTGCAGTGCGGGCGTTGCGCCTCGGTCTGCTCGGCCATTCAGGTCAATGACGCCATCCCGCCGCAGTTCGGCCGCAGGGCTGAAAAAGAATCCTGGTGGCCCCTGGTGGACTACACACGCTGCACCCACTGCGGCGAATGCGTTCAGGCATGTCCCACAGGGGCGCTTACGGCAAAGAAGTCCTATGGCCTTGCCGTGCGTGAAGACAAAATAGACACGGTGCGCACCACTTGCCCTTACTGCGGCGTGGGCTGCCAGTTGAACCTGTCCGTCAAGGACGGGCGTATAATTGAGGTCAACGGCGTTGAAGACGGCAGCCCCAACAAGGGCAGCCTGTGCGTCAAGGGGCGCTTTGGCTATGACTTCATCTACAGCAAGGAGCGGCTCACCGATCCCCTTATTCGCCTCCAGGACGGCACGTTCAGGACGGCCTCATGGGACGAGGCTCTTGACCTCATAGCTTCCAAATTTTCTGAGGCCATTAAAAATCACGGCCCGGACTCTGTGGCCGGTGTGGCTTGTGCCCGTAGTATCAATGAAGATAACTACCAGATGCAAAAACTCTTTCGCGCGGTGTTCAAGACCAATAATATTGATCACTGCGCGCGTACCTGACACGCCCCCACTGTGGCCGGTCTGGCCACATCGTTCGGTTCAGGTGCAATGACCAACAGCTTTGCCCATCTGGGTGAAGCCAAGATGATTCTACTCATTGGTTCCAATATCACGGAGGCGCATCCCGTGGCCGGAACCCTTGTCAAACGGGCCGTGCGCAACGGGTGCCGACTCATTGTCGTGGACCCGCGCCGCACCGACATCGCCAAGGAGGCAGAAAGCCACCTGCAACTGCGCGTGGGTTCGGATATCGCCCTGCTCAACGCCATCATGCACGTGCTCATCAGGGATGACCTGTATGACAAGCATTTTGTGGCGCAGCACACCGTGGGCTTTGAAGAACTGCGGCGCAACGTGGCCGACTGTACGCCGGAGCGGGCCGCGCCCATTTGCGGCATCGCGCCTGAAATCATTGAGCGTACCGCCCGCGACCTGGCCTCGGTCAAACCTGCCATGCTGGCCTACACCCTTGGCATTACAGAGCATACCTGCGGCGTTAACAACGTGCTGACCTGCGCGGCGCTGCAAATGCTTCTGGGCAATGTGGGCAAAGCATTGGGCGGTGTGAATCCTCTGCGCGGGCAGAACAACGTGCAGGGGTCCTGTGATATGGGCGCTCTGCCGGACACCTATCCCGGTTACGGCAAGGTGGCCGACAAGGCCGCCAGGGAAAGGCTGGAGCAATTCTGGAAAACGTCCCTGCCCACAGGGCCGGGCATGATGATGCCCGACATGCTTGATGGCCTCAAGTCAAAGAAAATCAAAGCCATGTATATATTTGGCGAAAATCTTGCCAATACGGAACCCGATATCGGCCATGTGGAACGCTGCCTGGCTTCTGCGGAATTTCTGGTGGTGCAGGATATTTTTCCCAATGAAACAACGCGCTTTGCTCATGTGATCCTGCCAGCCGCAGCCTGGGGCGAAAAGGACGGCACATTCAGCAACAGCGAACGCCGCATCAGCCGGGTACGTGCCGCCAGCGCCGCGCCAGGCCAGGCGAAAATGGATTGGTGGATTTTCAAACAGCTGGCTGCCCGCTTTGGTCATCACTGGGAATCGGACTCTGCCCAGGATCTGTGGGATAACGAAATATCGGTACTGGCCGAATTATTCCGCGGCATCAAGTATCGCCGCATCGAGGGTGATGGCCTGCAATGGCCCTGCCCGCATGAAGACCACCCCGGAACCCCGGTACTGCACAAGGACGGGGCATTCACACGCGGCAAAGGACTGTTCGTGTCCGTCAACTGGACGCCGGCAGCGGAAGTCGCCGATGCGGAATACCCCTTTGTTCTCAGTTCCGGCAGGCGGCTCTACCACTACCATACCAGAACGCAAACGGGCCGCAGCAAGGGCCTCAACACGCTCATGGGCTACGACACGGCGGACATATCCACCGCAGATGCCGCCCGGTTGCAGATAGCCGACGGCGAGACCATCCGCGTATCTTCACGCCGGGGATCAGTGACGGTGCGGGCCAAGGTCACGGACGACATGCCCGTGGGAATGGTGTGGATGGCCTTTCACTTCCGTGAAAGCAACGCCAACTGGCTCACCAATCCTGCCATGGATCCTATTACCAAGACGGCTGAATACAAAGCCTGCGCCGTAAAGATCGAAAAAATCTGA
- a CDS encoding FAD-dependent oxidoreductase, with protein sequence MLMINTWRGKKAPETQRAFMGWGGLTVTDDSVDILDMLRAYYAVASGESCGQCFPCRSGLRRIAARLDEMCQGQERADDLQYLGELAAMVRASARCDIGQTSPQPLLDVLEQAPQLLKARKTSGGAYTSMVTAPCVNACPGHVTIPEYIEDIRFRRFDKGLERVMNNCPMPGTIGRVCERPCEAACKRGLKGKPVAIRNLKRFLFDHNAALNQPPVPQKPAVHGKKVAIIGGGPAGLSCAYYLAHLGAAPTIFERHDVCGGMAKFGIPDFRLPPSVLTREINVVAAAGSDIRTGIEIGRDISVDQLHDEGFEAIFIAAGAPHAPGMRCEGEDSCPQGYLSGIHYLHEATMGRQAASGTRLVVVGGGNVAMDCARTALRHGFKEVRVVYRRTEAEMPADPVEIEEAREEGTLFTFLAAPLRIENKDGRVTGLVCQKMELGPADDSGRRRPVPVEGADFELPCDAIVYAIGQKVALEVILKGKDGALNKYRTLDAHDITGEVSALHRFFGGGDCVTGPSSLIAALAAGKRAAAHITAHLNGEDDGPTVREKLEQALMSINMLDTEDAVPLEDPTPPMPIHAIPLSERLHGFTEVETEPLEWEAVRESSRCLRCLRVVMTAP encoded by the coding sequence ATGCTGATGATTAATACATGGCGAGGAAAAAAGGCCCCTGAAACGCAGAGAGCCTTTATGGGATGGGGCGGTCTGACGGTCACCGACGATTCTGTTGATATTCTTGACATGCTGCGCGCATATTATGCCGTGGCGTCAGGCGAATCCTGCGGCCAGTGCTTCCCCTGCCGCAGCGGTCTCAGACGCATAGCCGCGCGCCTGGACGAGATGTGCCAGGGACAGGAACGCGCCGATGACCTGCAATACCTGGGCGAACTGGCCGCCATGGTTCGAGCCAGCGCCCGCTGCGACATTGGCCAGACCTCGCCCCAGCCCCTGCTGGATGTGCTGGAACAGGCCCCGCAACTGCTCAAGGCCAGAAAGACCTCAGGCGGCGCCTATACAAGCATGGTGACCGCCCCCTGCGTCAATGCCTGCCCAGGGCATGTCACTATTCCTGAGTATATTGAAGATATCCGTTTTCGCCGTTTTGACAAAGGCCTTGAGCGGGTTATGAACAACTGCCCCATGCCCGGCACCATTGGCCGCGTGTGCGAGCGCCCCTGTGAAGCCGCCTGCAAACGTGGGCTCAAGGGCAAGCCTGTGGCCATTCGCAATCTCAAGCGTTTTCTTTTTGACCACAACGCCGCGCTCAATCAGCCCCCTGTTCCCCAAAAACCGGCTGTTCATGGCAAAAAAGTGGCCATCATCGGCGGCGGGCCAGCCGGGCTGTCCTGTGCCTACTACCTCGCCCATTTGGGGGCCGCGCCCACCATTTTCGAGCGGCACGACGTCTGTGGCGGCATGGCCAAATTCGGCATTCCCGACTTTCGCCTGCCGCCATCCGTACTGACGCGGGAAATAAACGTGGTGGCTGCCGCTGGCAGCGACATCCGCACCGGCATTGAAATCGGGCGCGACATTTCTGTGGATCAGTTGCACGATGAGGGCTTTGAAGCGATCTTTATTGCGGCAGGCGCGCCCCACGCCCCCGGTATGCGCTGCGAAGGCGAAGACAGCTGCCCGCAGGGCTATCTCAGCGGCATCCATTACCTTCATGAAGCCACCATGGGCAGGCAGGCCGCAAGCGGCACCCGCCTTGTGGTAGTGGGCGGCGGCAACGTGGCCATGGACTGCGCGCGCACGGCGTTGCGCCACGGTTTCAAGGAAGTGCGCGTCGTCTACCGCCGCACCGAGGCTGAAATGCCCGCTGACCCCGTGGAAATTGAAGAAGCCAGGGAAGAAGGCACTCTTTTCACCTTTCTGGCGGCCCCCCTGCGCATAGAAAACAAAGACGGCCGCGTTACCGGCCTTGTGTGCCAGAAAATGGAACTTGGCCCGGCGGACGACTCCGGCCGCCGCCGTCCTGTCCCTGTGGAAGGGGCCGACTTTGAACTGCCCTGTGACGCCATTGTCTACGCCATCGGCCAGAAGGTGGCTCTGGAAGTGATCCTCAAAGGAAAAGATGGCGCGCTGAACAAGTACCGCACGCTGGACGCCCATGACATCACGGGCGAAGTCAGCGCCCTGCACCGCTTTTTTGGCGGCGGAGACTGCGTGACAGGCCCAAGCTCGCTTATAGCCGCCCTTGCCGCCGGCAAACGCGCGGCCGCGCACATAACCGCCCACCTGAACGGCGAGGATGACGGCCCCACTGTGCGCGAAAAGCTGGAACAGGCGCTCATGTCCATCAATATGCTGGATACGGAAGACGCCGTTCCCCTTGAAGACCCGACGCCGCCCATGCCCATACACGCCATTCCTCTGAGCGAACGCCTGCACGGCTTTACAGAGGTGGAAACAGAACCGCTGGAGTGGGAAGCCGTACGGGAGTCGTCGCGCTGCCTGCGCTGCCTGCGCGTCGTCATGACCGCACCTTGA
- a CDS encoding MetQ/NlpA family ABC transporter substrate-binding protein codes for MKRLLLSLAMILTLAVPAFAAEDIVIGVTPFPHKDIMLVAKPLLAKDGYNLVIKEFTDYVQPNMALANGQLFANFFQHAPYLDNMNKEKNLGLVSIGKVHIEPLGVYSKKIKKLAELKKGDAVSVPNDPTNEARALRLLEANGIIKIKPGALVTVADITENPLGLKFHELDAAQLPRTLDDVTASVINTNFAGEAGLIPARDALVIEGSESPYANIIVVRAADKDSPKAKALIKAAQSPEVKAYIEKELVGKGIMPSF; via the coding sequence ATGAAACGCCTGCTTCTGTCCCTGGCCATGATTCTGACCCTGGCCGTTCCTGCCTTCGCCGCCGAAGACATCGTCATCGGCGTCACCCCCTTCCCGCACAAGGATATCATGCTTGTGGCCAAGCCCCTGCTGGCCAAGGACGGCTACAATCTGGTCATCAAGGAATTCACGGACTACGTGCAGCCCAATATGGCCCTTGCCAATGGTCAGCTTTTCGCCAACTTCTTCCAGCACGCCCCCTACCTTGACAACATGAACAAGGAAAAGAACCTTGGTCTTGTGTCCATCGGCAAGGTGCATATCGAACCGCTGGGCGTGTATTCCAAGAAAATCAAGAAACTGGCCGAACTCAAGAAGGGTGACGCCGTTTCCGTACCCAATGACCCCACCAACGAAGCCCGCGCCCTGCGCCTGCTCGAAGCCAACGGCATCATCAAGATCAAGCCCGGCGCTCTCGTGACCGTGGCCGACATTACCGAAAACCCCCTTGGCCTCAAGTTCCATGAGCTTGACGCCGCCCAGCTGCCCCGCACCCTGGACGACGTGACCGCTTCGGTCATCAATACCAACTTTGCTGGCGAAGCCGGGCTTATTCCCGCCCGTGACGCCCTTGTGATTGAAGGCAGCGAATCGCCGTACGCCAACATCATCGTGGTGCGCGCGGCCGACAAGGACAGCCCCAAGGCCAAGGCCCTCATCAAGGCCGCCCAGTCGCCTGAAGTCAAGGCGTATATTGAAAAGGAACTGGTGGGCAAAGGCATCATGCCCTCGTTCTAG
- a CDS encoding methionine ABC transporter permease gives MSDLSTLAQLAQDFAPLWDRLQDKMPEILLATWETLQMVMLSTFFSLLIGFALAILMIVTNPIGLSPCRSVYRVADFVVNLVRSFPFIILLIAIIPFTRFVVGTSIGSAAAIVPLTIAAAPFVARLIETCFLEVDRGVIEAARSFGASNSQIIFRVLFPEALPSIVLNIAVIAITLLGYSAMAGTVGGGGLGDLAVKYGYNRFQIDIMVYSVIILCILVLLIQGICNVLYKILR, from the coding sequence ATGAGTGATCTGAGTACCCTCGCGCAACTGGCGCAGGACTTCGCCCCCCTGTGGGACCGTCTTCAGGACAAAATGCCCGAAATTCTGCTGGCCACCTGGGAAACCCTCCAGATGGTCATGCTCTCCACATTCTTTTCACTGCTCATCGGCTTTGCTCTGGCCATCCTCATGATCGTGACCAACCCCATTGGCCTGAGCCCCTGCCGCTCGGTCTACAGGGTGGCGGATTTTGTGGTGAACCTGGTGCGATCCTTTCCCTTTATCATTCTGCTGATTGCCATCATCCCCTTTACGCGCTTTGTGGTGGGCACCTCCATCGGCAGCGCGGCGGCCATCGTACCCCTCACCATCGCGGCGGCCCCCTTTGTGGCCCGCCTCATCGAAACCTGCTTTCTTGAGGTGGACAGGGGTGTTATCGAGGCGGCCCGATCCTTCGGGGCCAGCAACTCCCAGATCATTTTTCGCGTGCTCTTTCCCGAGGCGCTGCCTTCCATAGTGCTCAATATCGCGGTCATTGCCATTACCCTGCTTGGGTATTCCGCCATGGCCGGGACGGTTGGCGGCGGCGGTCTGGGCGACCTGGCCGTAAAATACGGCTACAACCGCTTTCAGATTGATATAATGGTCTATTCCGTTATCATCCTGTGCATACTGGTGCTGCTCATACAGGGCATCTGCAACGTTTTGTACAAGATACTGCGATAA
- a CDS encoding methionine ABC transporter ATP-binding protein yields the protein MIQVSNLLKRYGSNVVLQNINMQVRQGEIFGIVGHSGAGKSTLLRCLNGLEVYDEGSVRVMDVEVASLESRALRLLQSKMGMIFQNFNLMARKNVFDNVAFPLQLWHKSDREKRVMELLDLVGLTDKARQRVQSLSGGQKQRVGIARALALNPSILLCDEATSALDPKTTSSILDLLEDINKRLNLTIIMVTHQMEVVKRLCHSLLLLDGGKTVAMGKTEDLFLSPTKDMQAIVENEYTLIPGGTNIRLMFPRVISQQSVITQMARALGIDFSIVGGKLERYLDDVFGFLIINVLDQDIEAVLSYLEEQHLYWEILEYPVKQALDASHE from the coding sequence ATGATTCAGGTAAGCAATCTTCTCAAGCGCTACGGCAGCAATGTTGTTTTGCAGAACATCAACATGCAGGTACGCCAGGGCGAAATTTTCGGCATTGTCGGCCATTCCGGCGCTGGCAAATCCACACTGTTGCGCTGTCTCAACGGCCTTGAGGTCTATGATGAGGGCAGCGTCCGGGTTATGGACGTGGAAGTGGCCTCGCTTGAGTCCCGCGCCCTGCGCCTGCTGCAAAGCAAGATGGGCATGATCTTCCAGAATTTCAACCTGATGGCCCGCAAGAATGTTTTTGACAACGTGGCCTTTCCCCTCCAGCTCTGGCACAAATCCGACCGCGAAAAGCGCGTTATGGAATTGCTTGATCTGGTAGGTCTCACGGACAAGGCGCGTCAAAGGGTGCAAAGCCTGAGCGGCGGCCAGAAGCAGCGCGTGGGCATTGCCCGCGCCCTGGCCCTGAACCCCAGCATTCTGTTGTGCGACGAGGCGACCTCCGCCCTTGACCCCAAGACCACCTCATCCATCCTTGACCTGCTGGAAGACATCAACAAGCGGCTCAACCTGACCATCATCATGGTCACGCACCAGATGGAAGTGGTAAAGCGCCTCTGTCACAGCCTGCTCTTGCTCGACGGCGGCAAAACCGTGGCCATGGGCAAGACCGAAGACCTTTTTCTTTCGCCCACCAAGGATATGCAGGCCATTGTGGAAAATGAGTACACGCTCATTCCCGGCGGCACCAACATCAGGCTCATGTTCCCGCGCGTCATCTCGCAACAGAGCGTCATCACGCAGATGGCAAGGGCTCTTGGCATCGATTTTTCCATTGTGGGCGGCAAGCTGGAGCGGTACCTGGACGACGTCTTTGGCTTTCTTATCATCAATGTGCTGGATCAGGACATTGAAGCCGTGCTAAGCTACCTTGAAGAACAGCATCTCTATTGGGAAATACTGGAATACCCCGTGAAACAAGCCTTGGATGCGAGCCATGAGTGA
- a CDS encoding DEAD/DEAH box helicase, with protein sequence MSRSEQSVVREMCQAFLHDSVPEYIRDAAYYILSEGEVQKINIQEGETWDVQGVIQGDDLQVFTPSLSLTITDRSTRHQCNCSDAFTGICRHVAALGLRLVEELRKEQGDAEESPPPSTDWKQSFRNFFSTDMEAEPGRHYLIFRFEPEQGRLLVSFFRGRQNKSGLSSVHNEVTLEQIINNPEWCEFSPQLPHVARQIGQHLDYYGHRVEIPQGLTSWFFWSVRKEYYLLWKDTDMPCRIESTPFALKLKPILDDSGFSFEVLLKREGRPPLPIRAGAASRAAAESRNPQNESSAPEDAPITFHGQMPLWVCYQHNFYPVQTGLYPSLVRNLIYERPVVPHEEISEFLDRVWTRLPASELYEPQQFLKQMEPVFQPATYNPKLFLDEEGSLLTLEIDNIYETRHGEFTLNGPNPDFQTGSYTYDGQTFLVRRHQDEEAQLMSDLASMDFQARSSKLWFLEPEEAIAFLLDYYPKLVENYRVYGEKALSRYKVRTATSNITAEVVSNEKEKWFSLDITVDYEGQSLPLEKIWKAWTRGKRYVQLKDGSYTSLPEAWLEKLSHKLTALGLDPSKPPQHKFKQFEAPVLDSLLEDLPGAATDSFWNNLREKIRSFREVRPIEPPKGLNANLRAYQVQGLSYLNFLSEYGFGGILADEMGLGKTVQTLAFIQHMVQHSQGGPNLIVVPTSVLPNWEREAEKFVPSLKLLTIYGTRREGMFKHITASDLVITTYALLRRDLEEMEKYEFNTVILDEAQNIKNPNTITARAVRRINARMRLCLSGTPIENNLFELWSLFEFLMPGFLGSQHAFQRGIVKPIKDGDAETLDYLRTRVRPFILRRTKAEVAKDLPPKVESVTCCALEDAQAELYAALARKLRAQVLADVDEKGLAKSQMSILDALLKLRQICCHPRLLKLDLPGFSNNLPSGKFDAFKDMILEIVEGGHKVLVFSQFVQMLQIIKQWLEFTQVPFCYLDGASKDRFDQVDRFNNSPDIPIFLISLKAGGTGLNLTSADYVIHYDPWWNPAVESQATDRTHRIGQTRQVFSYKLICQNTVEEKILKLQEAKRGVAEAIIPGQDTWKSLTREDLEMLFDV encoded by the coding sequence ATGAGCCGATCAGAACAAAGCGTCGTTCGCGAAATGTGCCAAGCTTTTTTGCACGACAGCGTGCCGGAATACATACGCGACGCAGCGTACTATATACTGTCCGAAGGCGAGGTGCAAAAAATAAATATTCAGGAAGGCGAGACCTGGGACGTGCAAGGCGTTATCCAGGGCGATGACCTGCAGGTCTTTACGCCCAGCCTGAGTCTGACCATCACCGATCGCAGCACGCGCCACCAGTGCAACTGCTCCGACGCCTTCACCGGTATATGCCGCCACGTGGCGGCTCTCGGCCTGCGCCTTGTGGAAGAACTGCGCAAAGAACAGGGCGATGCCGAAGAAAGCCCCCCGCCAAGCACGGACTGGAAGCAGAGCTTCCGGAACTTTTTTTCCACCGATATGGAGGCCGAACCGGGCCGCCACTATCTCATCTTTCGCTTTGAACCGGAGCAGGGCCGCCTTCTGGTGTCCTTCTTTCGCGGGCGTCAGAACAAGTCCGGCCTGTCCAGCGTGCACAATGAGGTGACGCTGGAGCAGATCATCAACAATCCCGAATGGTGCGAATTTTCCCCGCAATTGCCCCATGTGGCCCGCCAGATCGGCCAGCACCTCGACTATTACGGTCACAGGGTTGAAATTCCGCAGGGTCTTACCTCATGGTTTTTCTGGTCTGTGCGCAAGGAATATTATCTGCTCTGGAAAGATACGGACATGCCCTGCCGTATAGAAAGCACGCCCTTTGCTCTCAAGCTCAAGCCCATTCTGGACGACTCCGGCTTCAGCTTTGAGGTGCTGCTCAAGCGCGAAGGCCGCCCCCCTCTGCCCATCCGGGCAGGCGCGGCAAGCCGTGCTGCCGCTGAAAGCCGCAACCCGCAAAACGAAAGCTCCGCCCCGGAAGACGCGCCCATCACGTTTCACGGGCAAATGCCGCTCTGGGTCTGCTATCAGCACAATTTCTACCCTGTGCAGACGGGTCTTTACCCCTCGCTGGTGCGCAATCTCATCTATGAGCGCCCGGTTGTGCCGCACGAGGAAATTTCTGAATTTCTTGACCGCGTGTGGACGCGCCTTCCCGCTTCAGAGTTGTACGAGCCCCAGCAGTTCCTCAAGCAGATGGAGCCGGTGTTTCAGCCCGCCACGTATAATCCCAAGCTCTTTCTGGATGAAGAAGGCAGCCTGCTCACGCTTGAGATCGACAATATCTATGAGACCCGCCACGGCGAATTCACGCTCAACGGGCCCAACCCCGACTTCCAGACCGGCAGCTATACCTATGACGGCCAGACCTTTCTGGTGCGCCGCCATCAGGACGAAGAAGCCCAGCTCATGTCGGATCTTGCGAGTATGGATTTTCAGGCCCGCTCCAGCAAACTGTGGTTTCTTGAGCCGGAAGAAGCCATTGCCTTTCTGCTGGACTACTACCCAAAGCTGGTCGAAAACTACCGCGTTTACGGCGAAAAAGCGCTTTCGCGCTACAAGGTGCGCACGGCCACATCCAATATTACTGCCGAAGTCGTCAGTAATGAAAAGGAAAAGTGGTTTTCGCTGGATATTACCGTTGATTACGAAGGCCAGTCCCTGCCTCTTGAAAAAATCTGGAAGGCCTGGACGCGCGGCAAGCGCTATGTGCAGTTGAAGGACGGCTCCTACACGAGCCTGCCCGAAGCGTGGCTTGAAAAGCTCTCGCACAAGCTGACCGCCCTCGGCCTCGACCCCTCCAAGCCGCCGCAGCACAAGTTCAAGCAGTTCGAAGCCCCTGTGCTGGACAGTCTGCTGGAAGATCTGCCCGGTGCTGCCACCGACTCCTTCTGGAACAATCTGCGGGAGAAGATACGCTCTTTCCGCGAGGTACGCCCCATTGAGCCGCCCAAGGGCCTCAACGCGAACCTGCGCGCCTATCAGGTGCAGGGCCTTTCGTACCTCAACTTTTTGTCGGAATACGGCTTCGGCGGCATCCTGGCTGACGAAATGGGCCTGGGCAAAACCGTGCAGACCCTCGCCTTTATCCAGCACATGGTGCAGCACAGCCAGGGCGGCCCCAACCTCATTGTGGTGCCCACCTCCGTATTGCCCAACTGGGAACGGGAAGCGGAAAAATTCGTGCCCAGCCTCAAGCTTCTGACCATCTACGGTACGCGCCGTGAAGGCATGTTCAAGCATATCACCGCATCTGACCTCGTCATCACCACCTATGCCCTGCTGCGTCGTGACCTTGAGGAGATGGAGAAGTACGAATTCAACACCGTCATTCTTGATGAAGCCCAGAACATCAAGAACCCCAACACCATAACCGCAAGAGCCGTGCGGCGCATCAACGCCCGCATGCGGCTGTGCCTGTCGGGCACGCCCATTGAAAACAACCTTTTCGAGCTGTGGTCCCTGTTCGAATTCCTCATGCCGGGCTTCCTCGGTTCGCAGCACGCTTTCCAGCGTGGCATCGTCAAACCCATCAAGGACGGCGACGCGGAAACCCTGGACTACCTGCGCACCCGCGTACGCCCGTTCATTCTGCGCCGCACCAAGGCCGAAGTGGCCAAGGATCTGCCGCCCAAGGTCGAAAGCGTCACCTGTTGCGCCCTTGAAGACGCCCAGGCAGAACTGTACGCGGCCCTGGCCCGCAAACTGCGCGCGCAGGTTCTCGCGGATGTGGACGAAAAAGGCCTGGCAAAAAGCCAGATGTCCATTCTGGACGCCCTGCTCAAGCTGCGCCAGATCTGCTGCCACCCCCGGCTGCTCAAGCTGGATTTGCCCGGTTTTTCCAACAACCTTCCTTCAGGCAAGTTCGACGCCTTCAAGGACATGATCCTGGAAATTGTGGAAGGCGGGCACAAGGTGCTGGTCTTCTCGCAGTTTGTCCAGATGTTGCAAATCATCAAGCAGTGGCTTGAGTTCACGCAGGTGCCCTTCTGCTACCTCGACGGCGCGAGCAAAGACCGCTTTGACCAGGTGGATCGCTTCAACAACAGCCCGGACATCCCCATCTTTCTTATTTCGCTCAAGGCTGGCGGCACGGGCCTCAACCTTACCTCGGCGGACTACGTTATCCACTACGACCCGTGGTGGAACCCCGCTGTGGAAAGTCAGGCCACTGACCGTACCCACCGCATCGGCCAGACACGGCAGGTCTTTTCGTACAAGCTCATCTGCCAGAACACGGTGGAAGAAAAGATACTCAAGCTTCAGGAAGCAAAACGCGGCGTGGCCGAGGCCATTATTCCCGGCCAGGACACCTGGAAGTCCCTTACCCGCGAAGACCTGGAAATGCTGTTTGATGTTTAA